DNA from Quercus lobata isolate SW786 chromosome 1, ValleyOak3.0 Primary Assembly, whole genome shotgun sequence:
CATTCTTTCGTCGAGATTAGGTTAATGTTAAGTGCAATAAAGCATTTTCTTTATTGCCGTAGATACGAGAATTGCCAGCTCACCAAATTGGCAGGGCGCGATCCTTCCGCCCCCCCTTATCGAAGttaccttcttttctttttctttatctctcCTCTATGGAAAGAGGGGATGATACGTGGCGTGGTATACCTGATCGTTTGGTCAAGGAGACGTACGTAAGTCGACATAGCTTCATGTATATGTTCTTTGGAGCTAGAACccataaataagtaaaataaaatgaaataatggTGAGCCTAGGGCGACGAACATGGCTCAAGGCTTTCTATACAAAGCCCTTCTCTTCTTCACTCAAAGAGGCAATGCACTCTTTGAATGGTACTTGATTTCTAAAGAATCAATCTTTTGGTTAGAAGTTCTACGGACTTTATAAAAGGAAATGCCACGCTCCGCCTGTTACGAGATATGGGGCGTTTTAATCGAAGGGTCATACTTCTCGGCCCTATTACGGTAAGAGGCCAATGCACCAGCCAGCCGGTGTGGTGGCGAACACGCTGTGCTGTAAGCTAAGCTGTTCACCTTGTAGACGGAGGAGATATAGAAAGTGTGCCGTGCGTAATTCATAAAATTCTACAGTAGCACCAGTATATTATTCTATTTCACTTAGCCCGCCTCTCCCATGACTTTCCGGACCAACCAACCCGGATCTGCCCTCGAAAGTCTCTCTGCATTTTGGGAGCAGAGCATGCAAAATCGAGCAATGGAtcttagaaaaatgaaatttggaaCGGCACGACTCTTTCTATTTTTGCGCTGGCATTTGAGTTGTCTCCCCTCCTCTTTCAATCGACACACTCGACGCAGATAGGCTTCGGTGGCCTCGGCTTCCGCTTCTCTCAGGCGGCGACAGCCCCCACCTCCACAGCCACAGCATGGAAGAGCAGCTTCCTTAATCCGCACTACAACCAATCTACATTTTCTCCAGATTGATATATGATGCTAAACCGAGACCGAGATAGAGAGAGCGGGCTGCCCCTTTGTTGGCTCTTCGAGACAAAAGCACTCATAGGAATGGTGCTCATTCCCATGTTCCTTCTAGTCTCGTTTGGTTTCGAGAGCCTCCCCCTCCCCCGTCCTTTACTCGTCTTTTGAAAGCCGTCATCCTGGATTTTTTTCCGTATGCCGGGAAAAGTGCCTCACCTTTCTACAAAAATGATTCTCAAAATTTCCTCTCGGGGGTTTCTATAAACTATAAAGAGAATGAAAAGTCCGGGTAGAAGCACAAACAAAAGGAGAGAGGAAAAGTAGAAAGGGGGGGAAGAAGTCTAGTGCTAGTTCTTACTGAAACTTCTTTATctaactttcatttttttagtggTTTCCCTGTTCTCTTATTTGGAttgaaagaaagacaaaaaaaacaaaacttccctttcttttttatcccTTCGACGAATTGCGTTTTGCCAgagatatttttttagaaagattcTCCAttggataaaaaatgaaaaaatagaaagaatctAAATAAAGGCGCATACGCGGGAAGGGGGCCCCACTACTTCTTCATTCAGGGGAGGGACTCGCCTCATTACTTCCCACTGGGCGAGAGGTGCACCTAACCCACCTACCCACTCATCAATCACGGTGTTCAGCTGACTTGCACTGATGGATCCCTATTGTATTGGAATTAGGCGCCCACCTTTTTCATGTTGTCAACTAATCTTTTCAATGTTCGATTCTACTCTATGTTAGAACATTTCTGTGAATGCTATTCTGATTTAAGTGGTCTTATTCTGTGTCCTGTGCTAGGAAGCATTACTCCTCTTTTCATTCCAAATTCAAGAATACGACCGATACGATTGATTGGTCTGTGTGCCTCTCTTATTACTTTTTTGTATCCCCCTGTTCCTCGGATACAATTTGATCCTTCTACGGCCAAATCTCAATTTGTGGAAAGCCTTCGATGGCTTCCTTATGAAAACATCCATTTTTATTTGGGTATAGACGGTATCTCTTTATTCTTCGTGATATTGACCACATTTCTGATCCCTATTTGCATTTTAGTGGGTTGGTCTGGTATGAGAAGTTATGGGAAAGAGTATATTACAGCATCTCTAATTCGTGAATTTCTAATGATCGCCGTGTTCTGCATGCTGGATCCTCTACTATTCTATGTTCTTCCCGAAAGCGTGCTAATCCCTATGTTGTGCGGAGCTGAGCATCTTCTATTCGCTGGGATAACGCTTTTCCTCTGCAGGGGCCTTGTGCAGTAAACCCCCTACGGGCGGTCGTCCGCCGTCGTAAAGTAGTCCCCGCGAAGCTTTCGGGAAGAGGGGTAGTCTTGTGTGTAAGCATAGCATTTCTGGTCGAACCCGCCCAACCCAACTAAGAAGAACCGAACCTGACAGACacatctttttccttttgggagGGTACTCCGAGTAGTGGGTACCTCGTAGGACCTCGACCCGCCTACTCGGGTCTTGTATGGATATGCAGGAAGGGGTGCCCCTAGGTGTGTGTAGGGGTTGTGTTTGTTCGCGAGAATGGATTCCTCGTCAAGTCAGTTTGGGGGGTGTGGACACACTTGCGCGAATTCGGGTAACGGCTACAAGGGAGAAATCGAAAGGAAACTGTACCCGACCAGGGATGGACGTAAACTCGTAAGCTACCGAGGGTAGGGATAATCGTCCAGGTCTTATTGTGAAACAAAAAAGCCGCCCCGCCACAGCAGGCGGGTTGGTTTCTCTGTCGTCGCCGGGGAGCTCTTGGTGAGGAGACCTTAGGAGAAGTTGCTAAAACAAACGGGAGGGGAGGATCGACCCGTTCAGTATAATTTCGAAGAAAGACTGTTGGCAGCAGGTGGAGACATTTCTTTAGCCTCCTTCAAAAGGAAATGCGGGCAGGGTTAAGCTCGGCAGAGGGTTCGAGAATAGGGTAGGGTCCTGTCCTTAAGATTCAGATAAGAAAAGAGTTCCAAACCTTTATGCATGCACCTCCGTACAAGTGCTGCGTACAAGTTCCGGCCAGGAGAATTGGGAAAGATCAAACCAATTTGAACCGCTCACATCACAGTAGTAGTAGCGTAAAGGCCGTAAGTCGGGGGGGCGGCCATAACATAAGGCTATTACTTTcacatctttctctctctctctagagaaatctagagagagagagaaagatgcgTGAGCAACCCGACTGTGCGTTACATGTGCTCTACAGGTCGCACTCCATCTTTCTTCCCAACGAGCCCatttctcttttgattttgaaGACGGGCGTTGCGTTCGGTTCGAAAGGCATGGTTTTCAGTATGTCTCCAGAAGGGGCCCCCCACTAGTCCGGCTAGCTAGTGAGCGGTTCTTTCGGTCGAGAAGCGGGCCGGGCCCTACGGGCGGGCATCTCCCGCAACGCAAGCTGCATTCTTCGCCACCGCCCGAGAAGCAAAAGATTCGAGAGTCCAGGCTGAAAATACATGCATAGATAGAGAGTGGTCTAATGACAAAGGCCGACGACGGAAGCTCGGGACGGAGCCGTATGATGCGGAAGTCTCACGTACGGTTCCCTGAGAAGGGAGTGGCTACCTACTGGAGCTTCGACCAACCACCACTGGTCAATTCCGCTTTGGGGCCACCCCTTACTCTACCATTATTATAGGGGTATGGGGTTCGAGACAAAGAAAGATCAAGGCAGCATATCAGTTTTTCCTTTATACTTTACTTGGATCTGTTTTTATGCTATTAGCTATTCTGTTGATTCTTCTCCAAACAGGAACCACcgatttacaaattttattaaccaCAGAATTTAGTGAGCGGCGCCAAATCTTTCTATGGATTGCTTCTTTCGCCTCTTTCGCCGTCAAAGTGCCTATGGTACCAGTTCATATTTGGTTACCCGAAGCTCATGTAGAGGCACCTACGGCAGGATCCGTCATCTTGGCAGGAATTCCTTTAAAATTGGGAACCTACGGGTTTTTAAGATTTTCAATACCCATGTTTCCCGAAGCGACACTTTGTTCCACTCCTTTCATTTATACTCTAAGCGCGATTGCTATAATATATACTTCCTTGACCACTTCAAGACAGATCGATCTTAAGAAGATCATTGCTTACTCCTCAGTAGCCCATATGAATCTGGTGACTATTGGTATGTTTAGTCGGGCGGCGGCCGTTAGGTCACCTATTTTGAGTTATGGACACACAAGGCCAAAACATGTGTGCCGGGCGTGCGACCCATCAACCTACTAGCAATGGGGGAGAAAACATAGCATGTCGCAACAAAAGCTTGATTCGAGGCGTCAGCAAAACACTGCCGTCTGTTCCAAAAACAAAAGCCCCTTAGCGCCCCGGGACGGGAGTGGGGGACGGCCCTACGCGCAGGCAACAGCAGCACCGGCTCTACGAAGTCAGAATCGAATCTTTCTGTTGGctttcccaaaataaaaattcattcgTGAATAAGAATTCATCAAGGGCTAAAAGCGAGCGCTTCTAGCTGCTTCGCCCGCTTTTCTTATTATGGCGGCTATGTTGGCGTGGCGGAAATGAACGAAAAGCAATATGAACGTGCTATTTTCAAATCGATTGTAAGGGGAAATCGGAGATTTCTATCTATTGATGAGACAACTATCTATTCTTGATCCATCAGAAAGAAATCGATATGTATCTGATGGAGTCTACATCGTACGTAGAGCGCCCAAACGCTTTTTAGGCCAGCTCAGTTCTCTTATCCATCGGTCCAATGCACTGAGCTCATCTCATGGAGAGAAAAGCCAAAATAATGTagttgtgttgttgttgttcgcCGCCTCGACGCATTCCCTTCTCTCCCCGGCATCGTCCCACACAGAAAGAAAGAGCGCAGAG
Protein-coding regions in this window:
- the LOC115986322 gene encoding uncharacterized protein LOC115986322, with protein sequence MLSTNLFNVRFYSMLEHFCECYSDLSGLILCPVLGSITPLFIPNSRIRPIRLIGLCASLITFLYPPVPRIQFDPSTAKSQFVESLRWLPYENIHFYLGIDGISLFFVILTTFLIPICILVGWSGMRSYGKEYITASLIREFLMIAVFCMLDPLLFYVLPESVLIPMFIIIGVWGSRQRKIKAAYQFFLYTLLGSVFMLLAILLILLQTGTTDLQILLTTEFSERRQIFLWIASFASFAVKVPMVPVHIWLPEAHVEAPTAGSVILAGIPLKLGTYGFLRFSIPMFPEATLCSTPFIYTLSAIAIIYTSLTTSRQIDLKKIIAYSSVAHMNLVTIGMFSPNIQGIGGSIPPMLSHGLVPSALFLCVGVLYDRHKTRLVRYYGGSVSTMPNLSTISFSSTLANMSSPGTSSFLGEFPILVGAFQRNSLVATLAALGMILGAAYSLWLYNRVVSGNLKPDFLHKFSDPNGREVSIFIPFLVGVVRMGVHPKVFPDRMHTSVSNLVQHGKFH